A genomic region of Candidatus Peregrinibacteria bacterium contains the following coding sequences:
- a CDS encoding four helix bundle protein yields MIRHFRDLEIYQIGYKLALEIAKLLGDPKRYYELCSQVRRSSQSIPANIAEGFGRNSSKKDFAHFLKIALGSANETLVHLDFLKDLEMIPSQEYEYFSKNYEILARKMNVLIQKVSKNQQPIPNNQQPVSGGRLSNTLEPTPNSGITPRNRS; encoded by the coding sequence ATGATCAGGCATTTTAGAGATCTGGAGATCTATCAAATTGGCTATAAACTTGCTCTTGAGATCGCAAAGTTGTTGGGAGATCCGAAAAGGTATTATGAACTTTGTTCTCAAGTCAGAAGATCAAGTCAATCTATCCCTGCAAATATTGCAGAAGGATTTGGAAGGAATTCTTCCAAGAAAGATTTTGCTCATTTTTTAAAAATTGCATTAGGATCTGCGAATGAAACTCTTGTACATTTAGATTTTTTGAAAGATCTAGAAATGATTCCAAGTCAAGAATACGAGTATTTTTCAAAAAATTATGAGATCCTCGCAAGGAAAATGAATGTTCTTATTCAAAAAGTTTCCAAAAACCAACAACCAATACCCAACAACCAACAACCAGTCAGCGGCGGACGGCTGAGTAACACGTTGGAACCTACCCCGAACTCAGGGATAACTCCGAGAAATCGGAGCTAA